The following coding sequences lie in one Xiphias gladius isolate SHS-SW01 ecotype Sanya breed wild chromosome 24, ASM1685928v1, whole genome shotgun sequence genomic window:
- the cnot3b gene encoding CCR4-NOT transcription complex subunit 3b, translating to MADKRKLQGEIDRCLKKVAEGVEQFEDIWQKLHNAANANQKEKYEADLKKEIKKLQRLRDQIKTWVASNEIKDKRQLVENRKLIETQMERFKIVERETKTKAYSKEGLGLAQKVDPAQREKEEVGTWLTNTIDTLNMQVDQFESEVESLSVQTRKKKGDKEKQDRIEELKKFIEKHRYHIRMLETILRMLDNDSVQVEAIRKIKDDVEYYLDSSQDPDFEENEFLYDDLDLEDIPQSLVATSPPGHSHLEDEIFQHSSSTPTSTTSSSPIPPSPATCTTENSEDDKKRGRSTDSEVSQSPVKNGNPSSSLSSSSSSSSSSSSSSSSSSSVSGLTSSSLVSMATIAGGGSSGSGGNSHHGNSGGLLSNTSAGSYSNATQQQLHPSAQQQQAKNSVSSSSSAPITNSSTSTNSHPASVASSPPNASAQGLLTSNSQPQAPSGPTPTSNSFGLGLGLSLGKGGMSGSITTSPMSGGLGLSGMPASLSTMAGLLSSSTPAPYAQAAASGTVGSGLPGSLGGVSTTTTNSAVGSIGSGSITVGGPTSSTGGLLGAAAGLSGVGSGILGLGSSQSGLQGSSLVSPSPVGGLAPSSGVGVIGSSSGPAGSGVVGGNSSLSVRPPSRQKQNGSTSYSAVVADSTTESALNSASQSQISQPSSLTSTANQPKDTGPSLLGSMSLSSSSPSPASYSEAKVASGGSLLNGPLSYSQSSDSIKPQEPLSSLKSMAERAALSSGMEGDVPSLHLTPDIFPSSTAAPSGPPSAPQPSLSEVSIPPSLGVCPLGPVPLSKDQLYQQAMEEAAWTHMPHPSDSERIRQYLMRNPCPTLPFHHQVPPPHSDTVEFYQRLSTETLFFIFYYLEGTKAQYLAAKALKKQSWRFHTKYMMWFQRHEEPKTITDEFEQGTYIYFDYEKWGQRKKEGFTFEYRYLEDRDLQ from the exons GTGAAATAGATCGATGTCTGAAAAAAGTAGCGGAGGGAGTGGAACAGTTTGAAGACATCTGGCAAAAG CTTCACAATGCAGCCAACGCGAACCAGAAGGAGAAATATGAAGCAGACCTCAAGAAAGAGATTAAAAAGCTGCAG CGTCTTCGAGACCAGATCAAGACGTGGGTGGCATCCAATGAGATCAAAGACAAAAGGCAGCTAGTAGAGAACCGCAAACTCATAGAAACG CAAATGGAGCGGTTCAAGATAGTGGAAAGAGAAACCAAGACAAAAGCGTACTCGAAAGAAGGTTTGGGTCTGGCACAGAAGGTGGACCCGGcgcagagggagaaggaggaggttgggACGTGGCTAACG AATACGATAGACACGTTAAACATGCAGGTGGACCAGTTTGAGAGTGAAGTGGAGTCTCTGTCGGTccagacaagaaaaaagaaaggagacaagGAG AAGCAGGACCGGATCGAGGAGCTGAAGAAGTTCATTGAGAAGCATCGATACCACATCCGGATGCTGGAGACAATACTGAGGATGCTGGACAACGACTCAGTGCAGGTGGAAGCCATCAGGAAGATCAAG GATGATGTGGAATACTATCTAGACTCGTCGCAGGATCCAGACTTCGAGGAGAATGAGTTTCTATACGACGACCTGGATCTGGAGGACATTC CTCAGTCGCTCGTCGCCACCTCCCCACCGGGGCACTCGCACTTGGAGGACGAGATCTTCCAGCACTCCAGCAGCACacccacctccaccacctcatCTTCACCCATCCCCCCCTCACCTGCCACTTGCACTACG gagaacTCAGAGGACGACAAGAAGAGAGGACGTTCAACAGACAGTGAAGTTAGTCAG TCACCTGTGAAGAATGGAAACCCCTCCTCCTCGttatcttcctcctcctcttcctcctcctcctcctcctcttcctcctcctcctcttcctccgtctCAGGACTGACCTCATCCTCACTGGTCTCTATGGCGACCATCGCTGGGGGAGGAAGCAGCGGCTCTGGGGGCAACAGTCATCACGGCAACTCGGGGGGTCTCCTCTCCAACACTTCCGCTGGCAGCTACAGCAACGCCACCCAGCAGCAGCTGCACCCATCAGCGCAGCAACAACAGGCCAAAAACTCAGttagctcctcctcctcagctcctaTCACCAACTCTAGCACCTCCACCAACAGCCACCCCGCCTCCGTGGCCTCCTCTCCCCCGAACGCCAGCGCACAGGGGCTCCTAACTTCAAACTCCCAGCCCCAGGCTCCGTCGGGGCCCACGCCAACCTCCAACAGCTTCGGCCTCGGCTTGGGCCTCTCTCTGGGGAAAGGTGGCATGTCTGGCTCCATCACCACCAGCCCGATGTCCGGGGGCCTTGGTTTGTCAGGGATGCCGGCATCCCTGAGCACCATGGCGGGCCTTCTGTCCAGCTCCACCCCAGCACCCTACGCTCAGGCAGCTGCCTCGGGCACGGTCGGCTCCGGCTTACCTGGCTCTCTGGGAGGCGTCAGCACCACCACAACCAACAGCGCGGTGGGTTCCATCGGCAGTGGAAGTATCACAGTCGGCGGGCCGACATCTTCGACGGGAGGTCTGCTTGGCGCGGCGGCAGGGTTGAGCGGCGTCGGCTCTGGGATTCTGGGTTTGGGTTCCAGTCAGTCGGGGTTGCAGGGGTCTTCTCTGGTGTCACCGAGCCCAGTAGGAGGCCTAGCTCCAAGCAGCGGCGTAGGAGTCATCGGGAGCAGCTCGGGTCCAGCAGGGAGCGGAGTGGTGGGAGGAAACTCGTCGCTCTCTGTCAGACCGCCGAGCCGACAGAAGCAGAATGGTAGCACTA GTTACAGTGCTGTGGTAGCAGACAGCACAACAGAGTCCGCCCTCAATAGTGCCAGCCAATCGCAAATCAGCCAACCCTCGTCTTTGACCTCCACAGCCAATCAGCC TAAGGACACTGGTCCCAGTTTACTGGGCTCTATGAGCTTGTCGTCCAGCTCTCCGTCACCGGCCTCCTACAGCGAGGCCAAAGTGGCGAGCGGCGGCAGCCTGCTGAACGGGCCGCTGTCCTACTCACAGTCCTCCGATAGCATCAAG CCCCAGGAGCCTCTGAGCAGCCTGAAGTCCATGGCCGAGCGAGCAGCACTCAGCTCAGGGATGGAGGGAGACGTGCCTTCCCTGCACCTCAccccag acATCTTCCCCAGCAGCACTGCGGCCCCCTCGGGGCCCCCGTCAGCACCTCAGCCCTCGCTGTCAGAGGTCAGCATCCCCCCGTCGTTGGGGGTCTGCCCGCTGGGGCCAGTTCCCCTGTCCAAAGACCAGCTATACCAACAGGCCATGGAGGAGGCGGCGTGGACGCACATGCCCCACCCGTCCGACTCCGAGAGGATCAG GCAGTACCTGATGAGGAACCCGTGCCCCACCCTGCCTTTCCACCACCAGGTGCCACCGCCCCACTCCGACACTGTAGAGTTTTACCAGAGGCTTTCCACGGAAaccctcttcttcatcttttacTACCTGGAG GGCACTAAGGCCCAGTATCTGGCAGCCAAGGCCCTGAAGAAGCAGTCGTGGAGGTTCCACACGAAGTACATGATGTGGTTTCAGAGGCACGAAGAACCCAAGACCATTACTGATGAGTTTGAGCAG GGAACCTACATTTACTTTGACTATGAGAAATGGGGCCAGCGGAAGAAGGAGGGTTTCACATTTGAGTACCGGTACCTAGAAGACCGAGACCTCCAGTGA